A stretch of the Epinephelus fuscoguttatus linkage group LG2, E.fuscoguttatus.final_Chr_v1 genome encodes the following:
- the rhcga gene encoding rh family, C glycoprotein a, with amino-acid sequence MGNCCECMRNFFLGHKNTNVRVSLPAVCFVWQIAMIILFGVFIRYDEESDVRRWLEHKHSHNITSDIENDFYFRYPSFQDVHVMIFVGFGFLMTFLKRYSFSAVGFNFLIASFGLQWALLMQGWFHSLDHSTGKITIGVESLINADFCCAGSLIAYGALLGKVSPVQLLVVTLFGVTLFAVEEFIILSLLHCRDAGGSMVIHCFGGYYGLGISWVLYRPNLHQSKRLNGSVYHSDVFAMIGTLFLWMFWPSFNSAITDHGDGQHRTAINTYLALASCVLTTVAISSMSDKRGNLDMVHIQNATLAGGVAMGTAAEFMITPYGALIVGFCCGIISTFGYLFVTPFLEKYLKLQDTCGVHNLHALPGMLGGFVGAIVAAAATEEVYGREGLISVFDFEGSFANRTVGTQGGFQAAGTCVAIAFGLVGGALVGIILRFPIWGDPADDNCFDDEAYWEVPEDEESIPPVLEYNNHMIHKHQDISESNFSVEQS; translated from the exons ATGGGGAACTGTTGTGAGTGTATGAGGAATTTCTTCTTAGGGCACAAGAACACCAATGTCCGAGTTAGCCTGCCGGCTGTCTGCTTTGTCTGGCAGATTGCTATGATTATATTGTTTGGAGTTTTCATCCGGTATGATGAGGAATCAGACGTACGGAGATGGTTAGAGCACAAACATAGTCACAACATCACCAGCGATATTGAAAATGACTTCTACTTCAGATATCCCA GTTTCCAGGATGTCCACGTGATGATCTTTGTTGGATTTGGATTCCTCATGACCTTCCTGAAACGCTACAGCTTCAGTGCTGTGGGCTTCAACTTCCTGATCGCCTCCTTTGGTCTGCAGTGGGCTCTTCTCATGCAAGGCTGGTTCCATTCCCTTGACCACTCCACCGGGAAAATCACTATCGGAGTAGAGAG TCTGATCAATGCAGATTTCTGTTGTGCTGGCTCCCTGATTGCCTATGGTGCCCTCCTGGGGAAAGTAAGCCCTGTCCAGCTGTTGGTTGTCACCTTATTTGGGGTCACGCTGTTTGCTGTGGAGGAATTCATCATCCTCAGCCTCCTTCAT TGCAGAGATGCTGGTGGCTCCATGGTCATTCACTGCTTCGGAGGGTACTATGGATTGGGCATCTCCTGGGTCCTCTACAGACCAAACCTACACCAAAGCAAACGCCTCAATGGGTCTGTCTACCACTCTGATGTCTTTGCCATGATTG GTACACTGTTCCTGTGGATGTTCTGGCCCAGTTTCAACTCAGCCATCACTGACCATGGTGACGGACAGCACAGAACAGCCATCAACACTTACCTCGCCCTCGCTTCCTGTGTTCTCACCACTGTGGCCATCTCCAGCATGTCTGACAAGAGAGGAAACCTCGACATG GTGCATATCCAGAACGCCACTCTGGCTGGTGGTGTTGCCATGGGAACAGCAGCAGAGTTCATGATCACTCCTTATGGTGCTCTAATCGTGGGATTCTGCTGTGGCATCATCTCCACCTTTGGCTACCTGTTTGTCACA CCCTTCTTAGAGAAATATCTCAAGCTCCAGgatacatgtggtgtccacaacCTGCACGCTCTGCCAGGGATGCTCGGTGGCTTTGTAGGTGCCATTGTTGCTGCAGCTGCCACTGAGGAGGTCTATGGCAGAGAGGG GCTGATCTCGGTATTTGACTTTGAAGGCAGTTTTGCAAACAGAACCGTAGGGACCCAGGGAGGCTTCCAGGCTGCTGGCACATGTGTGGCTATTGCATTTGGACTTGTTGGTGGAGCACTTGTTG GGATCATTCTGAGGTTCCCTATCTGGGGCGACCCTGCTGATGACAACTGCTTCGATGATGAAGCTTA